One Procambarus clarkii isolate CNS0578487 chromosome 47, FALCON_Pclarkii_2.0, whole genome shotgun sequence genomic window, CCAATCCTCATAAGAAACACACTCAGCAATACCAAAAGAAACTCAAATTCCTCCGACGATGAGAAACATGAAAATTATGAGGCCAAACAGGAAAATTATGAGGTCAAACAGGAAAATTATGAGGTCAAACAGGAAAATTATGAGGTCAAACAGGAAAATTATGAGGCCAAACAGGAAAATTATGATACCAAACAGGAAAATTATGATACCAAACAGGAAAATTATGAGGCCAAACAGGAAAATTATGATACCAAACAGGAAAATTATGAGGCCAAACAGGAAAATTATGAGGAACAGACCGATTATGAGGGAAAACATGTAAGATTATGACGAAGATCAGTAAGATTATAAGCAGCAGAAACATTACGAGAAGGAAGAGAAAGATTATGAGGTGAAACATTATGACAAGACACAGGAAAATTTTGAGGAGATATAGAAACATCATGAC contains:
- the LOC138350876 gene encoding uncharacterized protein, which translates into the protein MQCFQSQPILIRNTLSNTKRNSNSSDDEKHENYEAKQENYEVKQENYEVKQENYEVKQENYEAKQENYDTKQENYDTKQENYEAKQENYDTKQENYEAKQENYEEQTDYEGKHVRL